In the Parasteatoda tepidariorum isolate YZ-2023 chromosome 3, CAS_Ptep_4.0, whole genome shotgun sequence genome, one interval contains:
- the LOC107436866 gene encoding solute carrier family 35 member C2: protein MKRRREVPQSGSPNHQPATFQSYLQHLNVCCFPCTEEYNPKMKRFDSFCTVRLILMCIRTLGLVSLYYCFSIGITFYQKWFIKDFHFPLTVVICHLVVKFILSGMLRCLYHIITGRQRVVLDWPTYIKQLAPTGVASALDIGLSNWSFEFITVSLYTMTKSTCIIFILGFSILFGLEKKRYSLIIVIALIAAGLFMFTYQSTQFNLDGFLLVLTASFLAGLRWTLAQMVVQKKELGLSNPVDMIYHVQPWMVIGLLPLAIVFEGIPIATTEKVFRYKEVSMVMTTVGYILLGSFLAFLMELSEYLLLLFTSSLTLSIAGVFKEVCTLYLAVKYTGDHMSTLNFIGLLVCLIGITLHVVLKALHSDGKENSPMGNLIVSCYLKLSSIFLSFWTLRYSSLSFLFFLCQGCQLFFLLLSMYMKGLR, encoded by the exons ATGAAGAGACGTAGAGAGGTCCCGCAATCTGGTTCTCCAAATCATCAACCCGCCACATTTCAATCTTATCTTCAACATTTAAACGTATGTTGTTTTCCTTGTACGGAAGAGTACAATCCCAAAATGAAGCGATTCGACAGCTTTTGCACAGTTCGTTTGATTCTTATGTGCATAAGAACTTTAGGATTAGTCAgcttatattattgtttttcaattggtatcactttttatcagaaatggTTTATAAAA gacTTCCATTTTCCTCTTACTGTTGTGATTTGCCATTTGGTTGTGAAGTTTATTCTTTCTGGCATGTTAAGATGTTTATATCACATTATTACAGGCAGACAAAGAGTGGTTTTAGACTGGCCAACATATATTAAGCAACTAGCGCCAACTG gtgTAGCTAGTGCTCTAGATATTGGCCTTTCTAACTGGAGCTTTGAGTTTATAACTGTGTCTTT gtaTACCATGACAAAATCTAcatgtattatatttatattaggcttttcaattttatttggactagaaaaaaag AGGTATTCCCTAATTATAGTCATTGCTCTAATAGCAGCTGGTCTATTTATGTTTACATATCAATCAACTCAATTTAATTTGGATGGTTTTCTGTTGGTACTTACTGCTTCTTTTCTTGCTGGATTGAGGTGGACTTTAGCTCAAATGGTTGTGCAAAAGAAAGAGCTAG GGTTAAGTAATCCAGTTGATATGATTTATCATGTACAACCCTGGATGGTTATTGGCCTTTTGCCCTTAGCTATAGTATTTGAag GTATTCCTATTGCAACTACTGAAAAAGTATTTCGCTATAAAGAAGTAAGCATGGTTATGACAACAGTAGGTTATATACTTCTTGGGTCATTTCTTGCGTTTCTTATGGAGCTTAGTGAATATTTACTGCTTTTGTTTACTTCAAGTCTTACTCTGTCCATAGCTGGTGTTTTTAAG gAAGTTTGCACGCTTTATTTAGCTGTGAAGTATACAGGAGATCATATGTCAACTCTTAATTTTATTGGGTTGTTAGTGTGCCTTATTGGAATTACCCTTCACGTTGTTCTTAAAGCTCTTCATTCAGATG GTAAAGAAAATTCTCCTATGGGGAACCTCATTGTCTCCTGTTATCTTAAATTATCttcaatatttctttccttCTGGACTTTAAGGTATTCTTctctatcttttctttttttcttatgccAGGGTTGCCAGCTTTTTTTCTTGTTACTCTCTATGTATATGAAGGGATTGAGATAG